DNA sequence from the Excalfactoria chinensis isolate bCotChi1 chromosome 2, bCotChi1.hap2, whole genome shotgun sequence genome:
tgcaggtcAGTCAGTATTTATCTCCTAAACTAAGCAGAGCCCAggcacagaaatgcagcacGAAACAAGTTACACATCAGAAGCTAATCTGAAGATAAGAAGCACCACgattcagatttaaaaatatcagtCAAGCTTTAAACCGAAGTCAAATGATAATGTTTAATTAGAAATCTTTTCACACTAAATTCTGCCTGCTCTTAATGCCGGTAAACTTGCTTGCCAACTCGAATTTCTATAGACACCCAACCACAATGTACCAGGAAAGCTTCTCATAACTTGGAGATTTCTGAAATTAACAAGTTATGGTATTTTAACAAATACTGCGGTTTACTTGAATGTAAACATTAGTaagaggaaaaactgctttctgGTCCTATGTGATTGATTAACTTTTAAACAAGCAAAGGTGGCTGaagtttccccccccccccccccccagtttttatttgctttcttgacTACTTCctttcaggaagagaaaggcTCGTTCTCCTTCAGAGCTCATTTATCCTGCTTCATCTGTCTGAGCCACATACTTGGGCACGTACCACATGAATCACAGCACAGTCAACTGCAAGAGCAGCCAGGTAGTGACTTGATTACTGGAAGCCTAAAATTAGCGCAGCTGATTACACTCCGCTTAAAAAGGAGTTATTCTGGGGGAGGTCTTTATTCACGTGCTCTGGGATTCAGCAGCTAGATGAAAAATTAAGGCCCATTTTGCCACAGTCCCATAATGGGTTTAGTCTTAACTGCTTTCCTGCCTGGGATGGTGTTGTGACAGCACAGCACTTCCTCTAGATTTTAAGTGCTCTGAATCCATAAGGAGAATTACCCTTTCTATACTGTATTTTGTTCATAAACTCCTTATGAACGACAACATGAAAGATTAATTTCTGCTCCCCCCAAGCCTTTGTTTTCTAAAGCTGTACACTGGAGCATGAAGGGACAAAAAGCAGTTGGGCTGGAACATCTTTAGAAGCACTTAGAATGGCCAGCTTAAGTGATTATTCACAGCTGCAGAAGTGGAGAAGAACTTCCAGAATAGGGCTAAAACCTATTTCTCTGCTCCACACATGGAGCTGCCTCGGGCATATTCCCCATGAGTATTCTAGCTCAGGAGCTCAGTCAGAaagacacacaaacacactcCTGTCCTTATTCCGAACACAGCCAaattttctccctttcagaAACTCCTTGCTTAACAGACTGAATAGCACCTCCACCTGCTTTTTTAATGTACCTGTCGGTTTATGCACAGTCTTCAGTGAGGGTGATACTTCAGTGATGTAATTACTGTATTGCTCTATTATTTCAGAAAACCTTTTCAGTTCACGCTGTTTTAGTGATTAGGATTGATTAATTCCTATTAAAGGCAGATAAGCTCCCAGTGGCAATGATATTTCAAGGGCTCCAGGAAAAGAGGTTAGAATGCAAGAAAGGCTGGTGCTGAGGGACATTAAAGCGGTGGTTAGGAATTcaaaaaggtttcattttaGGACAGTTTGGCCAGATTGACCCGATTTGTCTGACATGACTTCATAATAACAGCCTGAGACGAAAGGTACGGATTTGCAAAAGCACTTAGACCTTTccacaagaaaagaaactctATAGAACCCAAAGCACAAAAACTAAGCAATAAACATTAGCAAAAATGTCAAGGCTAGGTTagacagggccctgggcaacctgatctactgCCTGACTTAGTGGTTGTCAATCCCGCCCacagcaggggagctggaactagatgatctttaaggttccttccaacccattctgtgagtctatgaaAAAGATTACGTCTTTATTTTCCACAGAAGAATCTCCCAAGTTCTATATAAAAGTAAATGAACAACTGTGGTATAAGGAATCCCAAGGCCCATGGATTACAGCTGACCACAGTTACACTTCACTGTACGATCCTTATCTCATTCTTGGAGCTATTCTTACCCTGTATTGTTTCCATGAGAAACCGTACTAGTGCTGCTACTGAAACCTATATTTGAAATTGTCTGCGGGAATTCTtaagactttttaaaaacatcttcagATTTGATGAAAGCTATATTTAGCTCTCCAAGATTAAAACCTAATTAACAGAGTTATTAATTTGTAAGCTCTGAAAACTGCTGCCCTGTACGCAAGGGAGAACCCACACGTGCAGGCAAAGGTAACAGGCAGCACAGGAAATGAGtcccactgacagcagcaggagtTGAGATCAAGCCATGGCACATGCTTCGTACTGAGGAGTGCTTAGAGTGTTACTCACGTGGACCAGTAACAACAGAGCCTGCAGCATCAAGCTaaatataaacagaaacaaTTCTCCAAAGGCGGATAAATCATTACAAAGGACATTATAAGTATgaaaaaggactttttttttttttttaaaacccaAAGGGAGGGTTTGTTTACATCAAAAAGGTTCACTTGCTATGGCACTGGTCCAAAGGACAGTCTGCAAATCCCTCCAAAtagaaagcaagcaaggaaaTTGCTTTCAATCATACAGCTTAGGCTAGCTTCTATAGGTTGTTACAGCAATGAGATTTTTTAATAGTTCATCTCAGACTACTCACATTGACTTCCCCTGTCAAGGAAATGCAACTGAAGGCTTTTTGCCAACCTGCCTATTAGgagaaatatggaaaaaatatttttaactaaCCTAGCTATGCCAGAGcgctttttttcccttggccACAGCATGCTAATGACTGTACACAGCATTCAAGGCAGCTTTTGCTGAGCCAGCTCACTGCAGAAGAACGACTTTCTCTGACAGACAAGAAGCAGCTGTGACTTGGAGGGGAACCAACCAATCCCACTGTACTCAACCAACTTTCTAGAGGACCTTCCTAAGAATTTTAAGATGTTAGCCGTTACTTTTCTACTCCAGCAATTTTGATCAGATTAATTTCACCTAGAATAATCTTACGCATCTTCAACTCAATGGCACGTGTTTATGAAGTCAAGGCTTCTGTGCtcttttacttgtttttttttaaagacttttgaGTCCACATTTATATTTTCTCCACACACAAACCTACACCTCTAGGAACAGTCCCTTCTGTTTAGCACAGACCCTTATTTCTTCCTGGTAGAAAAGATTCTATTTTTCCATGTTCTGCATGCACAAAAGTCTGAGCTGTCAGAGACAGATGGAAGGCTATTTTGGGCCTCCCAATAACTGTGGGGATTCTCTCTCTAGAAGACACACTGCTTACATCAGGAAGTCTGTAGAGCTTCATTGTTCTTTGTAGAGTCATATTTCTACTCAAATGTGAAAACTTCACCTCCACCAATTTTCTGGGATTCAGTGATCGATGCCAATACCTGGGAATGAAATTCATGACATTAGATGGTGTTTTAAGTCTCAGCTTTACCTGTATCCATTTCTCTAatttcttgctcttctcttcctctacAAATTTATTTCCTAGCCAGCCTGTACTGACCTGATGTCTGTAGGAGGCTTGAacaacaaacatacaaacaacaaatcaacaaagaaggaaaagctatACCTAAGCAATAGCTGTTAAACAAGCCTGCAATCACCGCATTTTGAGTCTAATCTCCTTAAGGAATGAGTTACCCCAGGGCTAAACATTCTACTACCTGCCATATCGCCACCAATCTTTTCTTGCTTACGAggttaacatttattttattgattaCTTGTCAAAGCTTAAGAACAGAGGTCCCTCTTTACTCAGTCTCTGAGCAGTTTGGTGAAGGGACTCCTCTCTGCAGACCATAGTGCAACACAACATCCCTGGTTACTCTTAACAGAGTGGCTTTCTTTCCATCCTTACCTACAGAAGGTTACAGAATCTTTGGTGTTGATACGTACAAAGCAAAATTTAAACCAAAAGGCTCATATATGAGTATTCTGTCCTCAGAAGGATATCGCTGAAAAAGGACTTTTCCCAGCAGGAATAAAATCCACTCCAAGCAAATGAAATCATCCTTTACAACATACAACTATTTCCATGTGATAGTTCTCCCGTCTTCATTAAATTCCTTTCTCCAGGAAAGACGAAAACATTGAGAAAAGCAGATCGCACAATTCCCAGAAATGCTCTGCCATCTTTGGCAAGCAACCAGGTCAACAGGGAAGCGTCCCAGCAGGGAAACAGGCCACTTGAAAAAACACAGGTATACAATGCTGCCATTGCTAGCATGGCTTTCACCAGAAGGTCAACAAAAACCTTATTAATCTATTCAAGGTACAATAAACAAACTCAGTATtaaatttcatctgaaaagatattttatCCAAGGCTCCaaaaggggggaagaaaaaaaaaaaaggaaaaagaaatcaagcagaaaaCCAAATTCACAAATACACATCCTCATGCTTTTAGGTTAGAATCAAATCCACAGCATTCAACTTCTttgaattttatatatatatttaatataccCACATTGGGTTTATGTGGTGAGGTTTTGGTAGTGAGGGGGCTTCAGGCATGGCTctctgagcagagcccagcagctgtCCCATGTCAGGTAAGACCCACAGCTGAGACATGAGTGACGTTGGTTGTGCCTCTGGGAGAGCTGATTTAAGGgagagaaaaactgcagaacagcagctgggagagaggagtgGGAAAATGAGAGAGAACAGCCCTGCAGTCAACAGGGTCAGAGAACTGACCGCAGCCCCCATCCCATGCTCTCCCCTGCACTTCTCTGGGGGAAGAAGTAgagaaggatggatggatgggtgagGGAGTGTTGGTGTGCAGTTCTAACTGCTCTAGTTTACTGTCAGTAGGCAAAAATTATATTAATCTCCTTATGCTGAGTCTGTTTTGTCTATGGCAGTAACTCATGAGGGTTCTCcctgtctttatctcaacccatgtgtttttttccatcctaTTTCCTCTCCCTGTCTTTTTGGGAAGGGAGAGTGAGAAAGCAGCGTGGCAACGCAGTTACCTACCAGCGCAAAATTACCACAATAGCCAATTACACAGCATGCACTTAAAATGACTGCTACAGGAACCAATGTTATTATGAACATCACCTAGGTTACCTGCAAGTGGCCACAGGTTTGGGGAGCACCACTCCAGCAGTGTAAACAGCCTGAAAAATCCCCTCCAGGTTTACTCTTCTGGTTATTTCCCGAATCAGTACAGGTGCCACCCGTTTAGATCTCAGTTTCTtatgaacacacagaaaattgATTTCTACCATCTTCTTCACACTAAAAGGACATTGCagtgagaaaatgaattttaaaaaccCCGTACCATCGACAAGAACAAGCAGCGCATGCTGCACATTCTCTATTATATAACATTAGTTTTCCATGTTGTAACAGAAGAAtctgatgtaaaaataaatcaggccGCGTCGAATTACATCTGCAACAAAGATTAATCTGACATTGTGACATGAGTTGAAAACTGTATGATATGCAAAGCAGCGTCTAAGCTGTTTGCAGCGCTCCATTCCCTACCGTTAATGAGCCTCTCTGTAATTTCTCCATAGTAATGGATGCCAGTTTTAAGATCTGTAACATGCCACTTGAAAATAGTATGTTTTACAGATGTAAAAGTAACGCTGTGTTTTACCTGTCATAAACACGAATATTTGCAGGGATGGCACTTATGAATCCTACCAGCTTTTTGTTTGAAGACACTCTAACCCCACAGTGCCACTGCGGTAACCAGCCCGGAGGACGCAGAGCCCTAGGAGCGATGacagaaataattacaaattACTGCCTGAGAAGATGTAATAAAAACACCCTTCTTTGCACTCCACTCCAGCCAGAACAGAATGTAGCACTTGCCACTCACCACAGAAGAAATTCAGGGGAATAATCAAACCTAAACATATTATCATCATCTTCTACATAATTCTCATTTAACAGTGTGTATAACTCCttcagctgaaaacaagaaaaaaacacaaagaaaaagaaaaggtttatCCACACACGTCAAGCAGAATATATTTCAGTGATTTTAGATACATGTAATAAATGTTTTACTTACAACTTCAGCATTGCTAAGATCCAACGTGTCCCACATAAAACCTTGTGGCAAAGAATATGGCTCTAGGCGGACATTGTCCTTATCTGGCTCAATTGCACCGTGTGAAGTTATGACTTCATctttagaaggaagaaaaagcaagggaggagaagagaaaaaaagagaacagttACACTGCTGGCTTCCCCATTAATTCTCAAGAACGTCTCAGTTCTTAAAGACTGCGTTCAGACCAACTGCTACTTCATCACAGTATCTACAGCCAGCCACAGAACTACTCCATCCAGTATTTCATAATACAGGACACCAGTTTATCAGCACATGCATGGCGCTCGGCCAGCTATGAAATCCGTGGTTTCATTATGAGAAATATGTTCCTACAGCTAATGAGCGACGGCTCCTGTTTACAACTGCCTTGAACAGGTCTGAGCTCAGCAGTACTCCTAAGGACCAGCAGTATTGCAAAGCCAGGGCTTGTAAGGAATGCCAGAAAAATAGGAAACGTGTCTTAAAATCCTACATGAAAGGGTATTTCCCCTACCTTGATGCACAACTCTAGTTCATCAGGATGTAACAACTGGCTATAAACAGAAATTGCTCCTCTTCCACGGAGTGGCACCTGCCAAACATGGTACATCCCAAACCATGCTCAATCCTGACAAGTAGTTACGGCTCACTGTCCCATTTGGAAGGTTAGAACTACCAGCATCTTTACATAAATTTTGGCAGTATCAGCTGTCTCACTATATAGCAAATGACCTACTATCTTACAGTAACAGATCTCTTGCTAACAGCGTTAATTATAAGGCAGATGGATTCTGAAGTTAATTTAATGCAAAGATTCCTACAGCTACTTCTTGAATCAACAGATTCGTTTTCTGTGTGAACATAACCTGTGTATCAAACAGTGAAGACTTCCCATTACGTTCATTCAGCAGATTAAGctaaaaaagataataaaattcaacaacaaaatcaagAAGCAATTCAGAAAAACTCACCTACAGAATATCAATAATTCCATATAAACAACACAAAAGATTAAGGAACTCCACCACATTTAGTCTGACTTAAAGCCACACAACTGGTATACGTTCTTTCCAGATCACATGCCCAAGCCCAATTCAACTTACTAAGTTTCGGTACAGGTTGTGTATCCCAAAACTGGTATTTACGTTTGGTAGCCTCATCAATGTTCTTTGCTGGACCTTGgcatgcagagagcagctccatTGCTCTCTGGATATCTTGAAGCTTCTGCATTGGAATGGCTGGATTCTGCATGCGGAGACAAACAGAAGCGGGTACCATTACTTTGGGCACACTCTTCACTTTAGACCACTGTACAAATGTGTGCAtttacttcattattttgtattctttcatAAGCTCTTCTTACTACAGTCACTTCTGGTATTATCTTCAGCAgcgggaggaaggaaggagaggtggGAAGGAGACAAGCAGTTTCTCAAAATACGTAGCAATTTTGAGTAGTGTTTGCATTTAACTGTGAATATTCAGCGTTGGTACCACATGTAACTGCAGTGTTAGGCCAGGATACCAGTACCACAGTAAGTGCTTATTATATTCCTCTCCCAAAAGTAAAATTAAgtaaacagcaaaaagcaaatcaGCTTAGATATCTAACAATCTAAAGACACTACAGAGTGTTATTCAAAGTTATGCCTCATATATACACAATAAAACATTACTTAAGATCAGTATGGCACAAAATTTCAGTTACACTGTGGCTGTAAGCATCCACTTTACAACCTTAGTTACATTGGATCTGCCTTCTATTAGGTACCAAATTTTATAGTAGGCAGCCTACTCTGCATTGTATCGCATACAGAACTTCACCATTTTGCCACTAGTGCCAGCTCTCATAACTTAAGGCAGCTTTATGTTATAGAAGCAGAtgtgaaataaattaatcttcCACTTAAAAGTGGAAAAATCTTTATAGAAAGTTAGCTGCAAAACAAGAAACCCAAGGCTGGGCATTTCTAAACTTAGCTCTTAAACCCTGACTTCTGAGCATTCTGAGTAAGCACGACTACAATGAGAATTCTACCTGCACGTGAAATTGCAGAGGAATAATGCTAACAGACTTCTAAACGTAAAGGAACTTATCTCACTCTGCCtcattcctcctttctctctctcttttcagaaCCGTCTCCCAAGAGACACGTTGAGCATACTAGCAGCACGCTTATGCTCAGGTTTTCCCAGACTTTGCAGTGCAATAAATATACCTGATGGAACAGTCTCAAATGGATTGAAAAACGTGACATATTTCTGGAT
Encoded proteins:
- the NMT2 gene encoding glycylpeptide N-tetradecanoyltransferase 2 isoform X1; the encoded protein is MAEDSESAASQQSLELDDQDTCGIDGDNEEEAEHAKGSPGGDLGAKKKKKKQKRKKEKPNSGGTKSDSASDSQEIKIQQPSKNPAIPMQKLQDIQRAMELLSACQGPAKNIDEATKRKYQFWDTQPVPKLNEVITSHGAIEPDKDNVRLEPYSLPQGFMWDTLDLSNAEVLKELYTLLNENYVEDDDNMFRFDYSPEFLLWALRPPGWLPQWHCGVRVSSNKKLVGFISAIPANIRVYDSVKKMVEINFLCVHKKLRSKRVAPVLIREITRRVNLEGIFQAVYTAGVVLPKPVATCRYWHRSLNPRKLVEVKFSHLSRNMTLQRTMKLYRLPDATKTSGLRPMEQKDTKAVQELINTYLKQFNLAPVMDEEEVAHWFLPREHIIDTFVVEGANGVLTDFLSFYTLPSTVMHHPVHKSLKAAYSFYNIHTETPLLDLMNDALIIAKLKGFDVFNALDLMENKTFLEKLKFGIGDGNLQYYLYNWRCPGMESEKVGLVLQ
- the NMT2 gene encoding glycylpeptide N-tetradecanoyltransferase 2 isoform X2; amino-acid sequence: MRRRPSTPREVLEGIWERRRRKRNRREKRRSQILEAPNQILHLTLKRLKFNSLQKATPSGLRAKFRNAQPWNPAIPMQKLQDIQRAMELLSACQGPAKNIDEATKRKYQFWDTQPVPKLNEVITSHGAIEPDKDNVRLEPYSLPQGFMWDTLDLSNAEVLKELYTLLNENYVEDDDNMFRFDYSPEFLLWALRPPGWLPQWHCGVRVSSNKKLVGFISAIPANIRVYDSVKKMVEINFLCVHKKLRSKRVAPVLIREITRRVNLEGIFQAVYTAGVVLPKPVATCRYWHRSLNPRKLVEVKFSHLSRNMTLQRTMKLYRLPDATKTSGLRPMEQKDTKAVQELINTYLKQFNLAPVMDEEEVAHWFLPREHIIDTFVVEGANGVLTDFLSFYTLPSTVMHHPVHKSLKAAYSFYNIHTETPLLDLMNDALIIAKLKGFDVFNALDLMENKTFLEKLKFGIGDGNLQYYLYNWRCPGMESEKVGLVLQ